TGGTTCTTGCGGCTGTGGTGGTTGTTCTACTGCCAAGAAGCGAGCGAAGAATGGCATTGCTTGGATACCCAATGCTTTGCTTGTAGACATAAAGATTTGCTCTCGATTTTGGTTGTTAGCTTGGATTAGCTTTCAGTTACCCAATAACTGAAAACTACTTTTTTAATTTACATCAAGCTCACCCTAATATCCATCTTCCCAATCTGAAGGATACTTGAAAGTCCAGATGGGGGGGGGAGTGGGTACTTGTGGCGTCTGTGGCGTTTGTGGTGGTTCTTGTTCTGCCAAAAAGCGAGCGAAGAATGGCATCGCTTGGATATCCAATGCTTTGCTTGTAGACATGGTATTTGCTCTCGAATTTGGTTGTTAGTATAGAGTAGTTTTCAGTTATTTAATAACTGAAAACTACTTATTCAATTCCGAGTGAGGCTCCACTCTCAGTGCTGATGCAAAATTAATTATTTATGTCCGAAACGAACGAAGTTAACCAACCCCAAACCGCAAGCGAATTGCTTCGTTGAGCTTTGCTCCACTCGCTGCCGACAAATCTATATTTAATTTTGCACTATTACTTAATATTCTTCCCAATCGGAAGGATACTTTCTAGTCTCTGCCCAAGGCTGAGTATCTGGCTGTGCAGATTGTTCTGACAAGAAGCGGGCAAAAAATGGCACTGCTTTAATATCGGATGCTTTTACTGTGTTGTTAGACATGGTATTTGCTCTCGATTTTTGTTGATAGGTAGGATTAGTTTTCAGATATCTAATAACTGAAAATTAATTGTTCAATTCAGAGTGATCTTCACTCTAATATCCACCATCTTCCCAATCAGAAGGATATTTGAGAGTTTGAGGGTATGGGGTATTATCTGGCTGTGCAGATTGTTCTGACAAGAAGCGGGCAAAAAATGGCACCGCTTGGATATCGGATGCTTTTACTGTATTTGTAGACATGGTATTTACTCTCGATTTTTGTTAATAGGTAGGATTAGTTTTCAGTTATTAGATAACTGAAAACTACTTGTTCAATTCAGATGGAGCTAGACTCAGATTTAGTACTCTTCCCAATCTGAAGGATACTTTCTAGTCTCTGCCCAAGGCTGATTATCTGGCTGTGCAGATTGTTCTTCTAAGAAGCGGGCAAAAAATGGCACCGCTTTAATGTCGGATGCTTTTACTGTATTTGTAGACATGCTATTTCCTCCTGGGAAATTTGCTGTAACAAATTAACGTATATCACTAATTTAATATGGATGCAAGGACAGTTAAGACAGTTAAGAACTAATTATAAAAAAAATCAAATAGTTAAGACAGTTAAGACAGTTAAGACAGTTAAGAAATTTAACAAAAAGTGAATTAATTATTTGAATCTTGGCTATTCGACTAGAATAAAACGACTTATTAAATAAATCTGCAAAGAGAATAAATAAAATTATAAAAATGAGACTCAAATGTGGTAAGGGAATTAGCCATACCTTAAAAAAATCAGCTAAAGAAATTGGGTTAAAAAGGCTTGTTTTTTCTTCGTCCATAAAGGTAATATCTACAAAAAATTAGCAAATCCTGTAATGCAGCACTATTAATTAAACTTATACTTTTCCCAGAACGCGCTGAAAAAAGAGGTGGATAAAAACATGGAACCTGTGGTAACACAACGGTTGATTATACGCCGTTTGGCAGAGACAGATTTACATGATTTTCTGCTATGTCGAACTCACCCTGAGATTTTGCCTTATATGCTTGGAGAACCTCCTACTGAGGAGGTAGCAAAGCGCTTTATCGCTCATCAATCAGCATTAGAGATTGGCGATAAACGCGTCTCTATCACATTTGCTATTCAGCATATAGCCGATGCCAAAATGATTGGCGAGGTTAACATTGACCTCTTACCCAAGGAACAAAATCAAGGTGAAATTGGGTGGATACTTCATCCAGACTATCAGGGGCGTGGTTATGCAACAGAAGCTGCACAAGTATTACTTACCTATTGCTTTGCACAGCGCCAGGTACACCGAATCACTTCAATGTGCGACGCACGTAACACAGCATCTGTTCGGCTAATGGAACGTCTTGGTATGCGGCGTGAAGCCCATTTGAAGCAAAGCATTTTCATCCAAGGTGCGTGGCAAGATGAGTATGTCTACGCTTTGCTACGCGACGAATGGCTTTTACACCGATTAGAGCAGAAAGCCCACACCTAATCTGACTTACATCTTGCACTTACCCCATATCCCGCCTGAGAATAAATTCTCAGGCTAATAGCACAAGTCCGTTTCAACGGACTCAAACACTTTCCTAGTGCGATCAAATTACCCCCCTTAATCCCCCCTTATCAAGGGGGGAAACTATAGATCGAGTTCCCTCCCCTCAAATTACCCCCCTTATAAAGGGGGGTAATTATAGATCCAGTTCCCTCCCCTCAAATTACCCTGCTTATAAAGGGGGGAAACTATAGATCGAGTTCCCTCCCCTCAAATTACCCCCCTTAATCCCCCCTTATAAAGGGGGGAAACTATAGATCCAGTTCCCTCCCCTTTATAAGGGGAGGGTTAGGGTGGGGTAAAACTAAGCCCAAACTCAACTCAGGTTAATAAACTGTTTCAGAAGCGAGTTTTCGAGCCTCACCCGAAGGGCGATTCGCTCATTTTCACACTAGAAGAATCTGTATTGTACAATCGCTCTTAAAGACAATCTGGAGAGCGACTTGCCTAGATCGATTCAGTCTACTCAACCACCACTAAAATTTATTCCCCAACGTTTTAACCCGCTTGTACTCCAGATTCTGCGTTGGTTTTTGCCGCTGATACTGCGGTTTCGGACTCGACCTTGGCTACCTGCGGGTATTGTGCATATTGAAGCCAAAAATACTGAGGTATTAGCCGAACTCTATCAACAATTCCAGGCTGGTAAAATTCGCTTTTTGATAGCATTTCGCCATCCAGAGGTGGAAGATCCTCTATGTATGCAGTATCTGCTTTCTCATATTGTGCCAAAAGTTGCCCGTGAGCAAAATATCCCACTGCAACAGCTAGTTCACAGCTACTTTCTCTATGACCGAGGGATGACAGTGTGGGCTGGTAATTGGCTGGGTTGGTTGTTTTCTAGGGTCGGGGGTGTGCCGGTTCGTCGCGGTAGACGGCTAGATAGGCAAGCTATCCAAACAGCACGGGAGTTATTTGCTAATGGCAAACTACCGATCGCAGTTGCACCCGAAGGCGGTAATAATGGTCATAGTGATATTGTTAGCCCCTTAGAACCTGGTGTTGCCCAAATGGGGTTCTGGTGTGTGGAAGACTTGCAAAAAGCCAACCGTTCTGAGACTGTTGTGATTGTGCCTGTCGGTATCCAATATCGCTACATTCAGCCACGTTGGTCAAAATTAAATTGGCTTTTGAGTAAATTAGAAGCAG
Above is a window of Nostoc sp. UHCC 0702 DNA encoding:
- a CDS encoding microviridin/marinostatin family tricyclic proteinase inhibitor, with amino-acid sequence MSTSKALGIQAMPFFARFLAVEQPPQPQEPEPTPIPIWTFKWPSDWEDV
- a CDS encoding microviridin/marinostatin family tricyclic proteinase inhibitor; this encodes MSTSKALDIQAMPFFARFLAEQEPPQTPQTPQVPTPPPIWTFKYPSDWEDGY
- a CDS encoding microviridin/marinostatin family tricyclic proteinase inhibitor — protein: MSNNTVKASDIKAVPFFARFLSEQSAQPDTQPWAETRKYPSDWEEY
- a CDS encoding microviridin/marinostatin family tricyclic proteinase inhibitor → MSTNTVKASDIQAVPFFARFLSEQSAQPDNTPYPQTLKYPSDWEDGGY
- a CDS encoding microviridin/marinostatin family tricyclic proteinase inhibitor, encoding MSTNTVKASDIKAVPFFARFLEEQSAQPDNQPWAETRKYPSDWEEY
- a CDS encoding GNAT family N-acetyltransferase, which gives rise to MEPVVTQRLIIRRLAETDLHDFLLCRTHPEILPYMLGEPPTEEVAKRFIAHQSALEIGDKRVSITFAIQHIADAKMIGEVNIDLLPKEQNQGEIGWILHPDYQGRGYATEAAQVLLTYCFAQRQVHRITSMCDARNTASVRLMERLGMRREAHLKQSIFIQGAWQDEYVYALLRDEWLLHRLEQKAHT